One segment of Strix aluco isolate bStrAlu1 chromosome 4, bStrAlu1.hap1, whole genome shotgun sequence DNA contains the following:
- the DMAC2L gene encoding ATP synthase subunit s, mitochondrial: MLLGKVVRPACRLSKLPPPGACRHFWGWLNAVFNKVDYERIEAVGPDRAASEWLLRCGALVRYRGYQKWQQDYNGLPTGPLGKYKIEAINATESCIMYRGFDYLDGLEHVTEIKLQKCIYIQDECLQRLSETKNLQKSLLQLRIISCGNVTDKGIIALHRLTNLEYLYLSDLPGIREKEMTVRVLQQALPNLELELDLE, encoded by the exons ATGCTTTTGGGAAAAGTTGTGCGGCCGGCGTGCCGCCTAAGCAagctgccgccgccgggcgcctGCAGGCACTTCTGGGGATGGCTGAATGCCGTGTTCAACAA AGTGGACTACGAACGTATAGAAGCCGTTGGCCCTGACAGGGCGGCTTCAGAGTGGCTGTTGCGCTGCGGTGCGCTGGTGCGCTATCGAGGCTATCAGAAATGGCAGCAGGACTACAACGGTCTCCCAACGGGGCCCTTGGGGAAATACAAGATTGAAGCGATTAACGCCACTGAATCCTGCATCATGTACAGAGGATTTGACTATTTGG ATGGTCTCGAACATGTTACAGAAATCAAGCTGCAGAAGTGTATTTACATACAGGACGAGTGTCTGCAGAGGCTCAGCGAGACGAAGAATCTGCAAAAGAGTCTCCTCCAGCTGCGGATCATTTCCTGTGGGAACGTCACAGATAAAGGCATCATCGCGCTTCACAGGCTGAC gaaCCTTGAATATTTGTATCTGAGTGACCTTCCCGGaataagagagaaggaaatgactGTTCGTGTCCTTCAGCAGGCACTGCCAAacctggagctggagctggatcTAGAATAA
- the L2HGDH gene encoding L-2-hydroxyglutarate dehydrogenase, mitochondrial isoform X2, with amino-acid sequence MAAAGLLLRQRAGGGAAALWRAQRRQRSTFDVAVVGAGIVGLASARELVRRHPSLAFAVLEKEKELAHHQSGHNSGVIHSGIYYKPGSLKAKLCVQGAALCYEYCDQKGIPYKRCGKLIVAVEQDEIPRLKALYERGLQNNVQDLKLIGAKEIKAKEPFCRGLMALDSPHTGIVNYKQVAQSYAEDFREAGGTILTDFEVTNMEMAKESSSESEDGLKYPVIVRNSKGEEIYCQHIVTCAGLYSDRLSEISGCSPEPRIVPFRGDYLVLKPEKCYMVKGNIYPVPNPRFPFLGFHFTPRMDGSVWLGPNAVLAFKREGYRLFDFSTGDFLDAVTYSGLWKLVLRNLSYGLSEMYRACFLSAQVKQLQKFIPEVTINDVLRLKFTVVTYSQKRRSPVILVTRTVA; translated from the exons atggcggcggcggggctgctgctgcggcagcgggcgggcggcggggccgcggcgctgtGGCGGGCCCAGCGCCGCCAGCGCAG CACTTTCGACGTGGCGGTGGTGGGCGCGGGAATCGTGGGGCTGGCCTCGGCCCGGGAGCTCGTCCGGCGGCACCCCTCGCTCGCCTTCGCCgtgctggagaaggagaaagagctAG cTCATCACCAGAGTGGACATAACAGTGGTGTGATTCACAGCGGAATTTACTACAAACCTGGTTCTCTGAAAGCTAAGCTGTGTGTGCAGGGTGCAGCCCTCTGCTACGAGTACTGTGACCAGAAGGGAATACCGTATAAACGGTGTGGGAAG CTAATTGTAGCCGTTGAACAAGATGAAATTCCAAGACTCAAAGCTCTGTATGAAAGGGGGCTGCAGAACAACGTTCAAGATCTGAAACTGATTggagcaaaagaaataaaagcgaAAGAACCCTTCTGCAGG GGTCTGATGGCCCTTGATTCTCCACATACCGGCATTGTGAATTATAAACAAGTGGCCCAGTCCTACGCTGAAGACTTCCGGGAAGCAGGTGGGACCATCTTGACTGATTTTGAAGTGACAAACATGGAGATGGCTAAAGAAAGTTCTTCAGAAAGTGAAGATG GACTAAAGTACCCGGTCATTGTTAGGAACTCAAAG GGTGAGGAAATCTACTGTCAGCACATTGTGACCTGTGCAGGACTTTACTCAGACCGCCTGTCCGAGATCAGTGGCTGCAGCCCTGAACCACGTATTGTACCCTTCCGTGGAGACTATTTGGTGCTAAAACCAGAAAAGTGCTATATGgttaaaggaaatatttatccG GTTCCCAATCCTCGGTTCCCTTTTCTGGGATTTCATTTCACACCCAGAATGGATGGCAGTGTCTGGCTTGGTCCTAATGCAGTACTGGCCTTTAAGCGAGAGGGCTACAGATTGTTTGACTTCAGCACTGGAGACTTTTTAGATGCTGTAACATACAG TGGGTTATGGAAGCTCGTGCTGAGAAACTTGTCCTACGGACTGAGTGAAATGTACAGAGCGTGTTTCCTTAGCGCACAGGTGAAGCAGCTTCAGAAGTTCATCCCCGAGGTCACCATCAATGATGTACTCAG GCTGAAATTCACAGTTGTGACATATTCACAAAAAAGAAGAAGTCCCGTTATCCTAGTGACACGTACAGTAGCCTGA
- the L2HGDH gene encoding L-2-hydroxyglutarate dehydrogenase, mitochondrial isoform X1 yields the protein MAAAGLLLRQRAGGGAAALWRAQRRQRSTFDVAVVGAGIVGLASARELVRRHPSLAFAVLEKEKELAHHQSGHNSGVIHSGIYYKPGSLKAKLCVQGAALCYEYCDQKGIPYKRCGKLIVAVEQDEIPRLKALYERGLQNNVQDLKLIGAKEIKAKEPFCRGLMALDSPHTGIVNYKQVAQSYAEDFREAGGTILTDFEVTNMEMAKESSSESEDGLKYPVIVRNSKGEEIYCQHIVTCAGLYSDRLSEISGCSPEPRIVPFRGDYLVLKPEKCYMVKGNIYPVPNPRFPFLGFHFTPRMDGSVWLGPNAVLAFKREGYRLFDFSTGDFLDAVTYSGLWKLVLRNLSYGLSEMYRACFLSAQVKQLQKFIPEVTINDVLRGPSGVRAQALDTDGNLVDDFVFDGGSGDIGSRVLHVRNAPSPAATSSLAIAKMIADEAKRRFEL from the exons atggcggcggcggggctgctgctgcggcagcgggcgggcggcggggccgcggcgctgtGGCGGGCCCAGCGCCGCCAGCGCAG CACTTTCGACGTGGCGGTGGTGGGCGCGGGAATCGTGGGGCTGGCCTCGGCCCGGGAGCTCGTCCGGCGGCACCCCTCGCTCGCCTTCGCCgtgctggagaaggagaaagagctAG cTCATCACCAGAGTGGACATAACAGTGGTGTGATTCACAGCGGAATTTACTACAAACCTGGTTCTCTGAAAGCTAAGCTGTGTGTGCAGGGTGCAGCCCTCTGCTACGAGTACTGTGACCAGAAGGGAATACCGTATAAACGGTGTGGGAAG CTAATTGTAGCCGTTGAACAAGATGAAATTCCAAGACTCAAAGCTCTGTATGAAAGGGGGCTGCAGAACAACGTTCAAGATCTGAAACTGATTggagcaaaagaaataaaagcgaAAGAACCCTTCTGCAGG GGTCTGATGGCCCTTGATTCTCCACATACCGGCATTGTGAATTATAAACAAGTGGCCCAGTCCTACGCTGAAGACTTCCGGGAAGCAGGTGGGACCATCTTGACTGATTTTGAAGTGACAAACATGGAGATGGCTAAAGAAAGTTCTTCAGAAAGTGAAGATG GACTAAAGTACCCGGTCATTGTTAGGAACTCAAAG GGTGAGGAAATCTACTGTCAGCACATTGTGACCTGTGCAGGACTTTACTCAGACCGCCTGTCCGAGATCAGTGGCTGCAGCCCTGAACCACGTATTGTACCCTTCCGTGGAGACTATTTGGTGCTAAAACCAGAAAAGTGCTATATGgttaaaggaaatatttatccG GTTCCCAATCCTCGGTTCCCTTTTCTGGGATTTCATTTCACACCCAGAATGGATGGCAGTGTCTGGCTTGGTCCTAATGCAGTACTGGCCTTTAAGCGAGAGGGCTACAGATTGTTTGACTTCAGCACTGGAGACTTTTTAGATGCTGTAACATACAG TGGGTTATGGAAGCTCGTGCTGAGAAACTTGTCCTACGGACTGAGTGAAATGTACAGAGCGTGTTTCCTTAGCGCACAGGTGAAGCAGCTTCAGAAGTTCATCCCCGAGGTCACCATCAATGATGTACTCAG GGGTCCATCTGGAGTGAGAGCTCAAGCACTGGACACTGACGGAAATTTGGTAGATGACTTTGTATTTGATGGAGGCAGTGGAGATATTGGAAGCAGAGTTCTTCACGTCAGAAATGCCCCTTCTCCTGCCGCTACCTCCTCCCTTGCCATCGCAAAAATGATTGCAGATGAAGCGAAGCGAAGATTTGAATTGTGA